A single genomic interval of Streptococcus suis harbors:
- a CDS encoding MFS transporter, with protein sequence MNKPFTPKQTCRFFVLFYALFSAFFIYSYMVNEPISDSFLLMLPTIQIIKSYKTAEEKHYFLIQSVFALFTLTLTYGIGIWLGHVKPLALILPAGFALAILYQLYFKKEETDER encoded by the coding sequence ATGAATAAACCTTTTACACCCAAACAAACCTGTCGATTTTTTGTTCTATTTTATGCTTTATTTTCTGCCTTCTTCATCTACTCTTACATGGTCAATGAGCCGATTAGCGATTCCTTCTTGCTCATGCTACCGACCATTCAAATCATCAAATCCTATAAAACAGCCGAAGAAAAACACTACTTTCTCATTCAATCTGTCTTTGCCCTGTTTACCTTAACCCTGACCTACGGCATAGGCATTTGGTTAGGGCATGTCAAACCACTTGCCCTCATCCTTCCTGCTGGATTTGCTCTGGCAATTCTTTATCAACTGTATTTCAAAAAGGAGGAAACAGATGAACGTTAA
- a CDS encoding helix-turn-helix transcriptional regulator, with the protein MNRVKDYRLLLGISQLELAKAIGVSRQTINMIENNKYNPSLDLCINLAKALQTDLNSLFWNE; encoded by the coding sequence ATGAACCGTGTCAAAGATTATCGCCTACTGTTAGGTATTTCCCAGCTGGAGCTGGCCAAGGCCATCGGCGTATCCAGGCAGACCATCAACATGATTGAAAACAACAAGTACAACCCCTCGCTAGACCTCTGTATCAACCTAGCCAAGGCTTTACAGACCGATCTTAATAGTCTCTTTTGGAATGAATAA
- a CDS encoding polyprenyl synthetase family protein, whose translation MVHQIWNTYPEIERGLEEVKSIILSEMMVLHPAVTAQIVEYVEAPGKYLRAGLCLLFAQMTEGKISRSKLYFAAHLEVLHLATLIHDDVIDGADKRRGVTAAHQQFSNRIAIYTGDYLLAYSSRLFGKGLRLLEVSRDDLDLGNDKLMETILRGELSQLLNQFDANMTMKAYLKQIQGKTAFLFGLACQLGSFVPGQSRKDSSMAFRSGQALGMAFQLRDDLIDYQLDVAESGKPRLQDIQNGIYTAPLLFAMREDKSIQQQLQAYIQSPTAEGLEILTDRIFSTHAIAKTEKLIVSYLEKMMNFVDRIPQLSTASMQNLVAIVFSHYF comes from the coding sequence GTGGTACATCAAATTTGGAATACCTATCCTGAGATTGAGAGGGGACTTGAAGAGGTAAAATCCATCATCTTATCTGAGATGATGGTCCTGCATCCAGCAGTTACAGCGCAGATTGTTGAATATGTAGAGGCACCAGGGAAATACCTGCGTGCTGGCCTCTGTCTGCTCTTTGCACAAATGACGGAAGGAAAGATTAGCCGTTCAAAGCTATATTTTGCTGCCCATTTAGAAGTTCTGCACCTGGCGACTCTTATTCATGACGATGTGATTGATGGCGCGGATAAACGGCGGGGAGTCACGGCGGCTCATCAACAATTTTCGAATCGAATCGCTATCTACACGGGTGATTATCTTCTGGCCTATTCAAGTCGACTATTTGGAAAAGGGCTTCGTTTGCTAGAAGTTTCACGTGATGATTTGGATTTGGGCAATGATAAGCTGATGGAAACAATTCTTCGAGGAGAATTATCTCAGCTACTCAATCAATTTGATGCCAATATGACTATGAAAGCCTATCTCAAGCAAATTCAAGGAAAAACAGCTTTTCTATTTGGACTTGCCTGTCAGTTGGGGAGTTTTGTACCAGGCCAATCTAGGAAAGACAGTAGCATGGCTTTTCGGTCTGGGCAAGCACTTGGCATGGCCTTTCAGCTACGAGATGACTTAATTGACTATCAGCTGGATGTGGCAGAATCAGGAAAACCTAGATTACAAGATATTCAAAACGGTATCTATACTGCACCGCTACTATTTGCTATGCGAGAAGACAAGTCTATCCAGCAACAATTGCAGGCTTATATTCAATCCCCTACGGCAGAAGGGCTGGAAATCCTTACAGATAGGATTTTTTCAACGCATGCTATTGCCAAAACAGAGAAACTGATTGTTAGCTATTTGGAAAAAATGATGAATTTTGTAGATAGAATACCACAGTTATCGACTGCGTCTATGCAAAATTTGGTGGCAATAGTTTTTAGTCATTATTTTTAA
- a CDS encoding DUF3278 domain-containing protein, whose amino-acid sequence MKDIFTKILNQATKDFYSISGPMDEMRQQESYRFSNTIVMIVFPILVIGNTIALLIALRQPEKVGFLLPLTNILIIGFTQALASHLALKNGISQSYEDEIDVTKLNKSLVKSSRAIFFGAFLASTTAPAFYKEWSVFLEELTDPTLLLGRLIVAGAITFIHYYYCKKQLQKKILANK is encoded by the coding sequence ATGAAAGATATATTTACAAAAATTCTCAATCAAGCAACCAAGGATTTTTATTCTATCAGCGGACCCATGGATGAAATGCGGCAGCAAGAAAGCTATCGCTTCAGTAACACCATTGTCATGATTGTTTTTCCTATCCTAGTAATAGGAAATACAATTGCACTTCTTATCGCCTTACGACAACCTGAAAAAGTTGGCTTTCTGCTCCCCCTAACCAATATACTGATCATTGGTTTCACGCAAGCCTTAGCTTCCCACCTTGCCTTGAAAAATGGCATTAGTCAAAGCTATGAGGATGAGATTGATGTGACCAAGCTCAATAAATCTCTTGTAAAAAGTAGTCGTGCTATATTTTTCGGGGCCTTCCTGGCTTCCACGACTGCCCCTGCTTTCTATAAAGAATGGTCTGTATTTCTTGAAGAACTAACAGACCCGACCCTCCTACTAGGTCGGCTAATTGTTGCAGGAGCTATCACCTTCATCCATTACTACTATTGTAAGAAGCAGTTACAAAAGAAAATTCTCGCAAACAAATAA
- a CDS encoding NAD(P)/FAD-dependent oxidoreductase: protein MTKNIVIVGAGYAGIAAARLLGKTFKKDQDVTVTLIDKNSFHTYMTELHEVAAGRVEANAIKYDLQRIFKKYPKVQLVTDKVVEIDYDKKQVVAEHQTLDFDYLLLAMGGEANDFGVKGVKEHGFTLWSIEAAERLHDHMIDACYRAMREHDEAKRRALLTFTVIGAGFTGIEMIGELIDWVPILAREFKLDPKEFSLKVVEATPNILAMVTEKEQVKARKYLEKKGVELVLGDGVASVQKDSLTLSSGRQIPTYTSIWTAGVQANTDASEFGIEKARAGRLVASEFMEAKGKENVYVAGDLVYFEESEGKPTPQIVQAAEQTGHTAASNIIAAIKGGEKHSYKGKYDGFMVSIGARYGVAFLMDKYHMSGFMAMAVKHMVNLLYFFTIRSFFYMGSYVRHEFFDIQNKRNIFGGHTSGKGNLLWSVPMRVLYGSVWLYEGIKKAFGLFGTTSWFGDQVVFPFPWLADPVSGASAAEAVSSASQAATAAAEAAEPIFGLSYAYGEAPMAVLDNMPDWFASIMEFMMPNQEVALFMQKFMTVAEIGIGLALIAGAFVWIVSAATVALVVMFSLSGMFYWVNIWFIPAAISLMNGAGRAFGLDYWIMPWLGRFLDKKIYGKPKHIYRIKDKK from the coding sequence GTGACGAAAAATATTGTGATTGTCGGTGCTGGTTATGCGGGGATTGCAGCAGCTCGATTGCTAGGAAAAACTTTTAAAAAGGATCAAGATGTAACAGTTACCTTGATTGATAAGAACTCTTTCCATACCTATATGACAGAGTTGCATGAAGTTGCGGCTGGGCGTGTAGAAGCCAATGCAATCAAGTATGACCTTCAACGTATCTTCAAAAAATATCCAAAGGTTCAATTGGTAACAGACAAGGTTGTTGAGATTGACTACGATAAGAAACAAGTAGTTGCGGAACACCAAACTCTGGATTTTGATTACCTGCTCCTTGCAATGGGTGGTGAGGCTAATGACTTTGGTGTGAAAGGTGTTAAAGAACACGGTTTTACACTTTGGTCTATCGAAGCAGCAGAACGTTTGCATGACCACATGATTGATGCTTGCTATCGTGCCATGCGTGAGCATGATGAAGCCAAACGTCGCGCTCTTTTAACCTTTACCGTTATCGGTGCTGGCTTCACAGGTATTGAGATGATCGGTGAGTTGATTGACTGGGTACCAATTTTGGCACGTGAGTTCAAGTTGGATCCAAAAGAATTCTCACTTAAGGTTGTTGAGGCAACGCCAAATATCTTGGCTATGGTTACTGAAAAAGAGCAAGTCAAGGCTCGCAAATACCTTGAGAAAAAAGGTGTTGAATTGGTTCTTGGCGATGGTGTAGCAAGTGTACAAAAAGATAGCTTGACACTTTCATCAGGTCGTCAAATTCCTACCTATACCTCTATTTGGACAGCTGGTGTTCAAGCCAATACGGATGCAAGTGAATTTGGTATTGAGAAAGCGCGTGCAGGTCGTTTAGTAGCCAGTGAATTCATGGAAGCTAAGGGCAAAGAAAATGTCTATGTAGCTGGTGATTTGGTTTACTTTGAAGAATCAGAAGGAAAACCAACTCCACAGATTGTACAAGCAGCTGAACAGACAGGCCATACTGCGGCAAGTAATATTATTGCAGCAATCAAGGGTGGCGAAAAACATAGCTACAAAGGTAAATATGATGGGTTTATGGTATCTATTGGAGCACGCTACGGTGTAGCCTTCTTGATGGACAAATACCACATGTCAGGCTTTATGGCAATGGCTGTCAAACACATGGTAAACCTACTCTACTTCTTTACCATCCGTAGTTTCTTCTACATGGGTTCTTATGTTCGTCATGAATTCTTTGACATTCAGAATAAGCGAAACATTTTTGGCGGTCATACTTCAGGCAAAGGAAATCTTCTCTGGTCTGTGCCAATGCGTGTCCTTTATGGTTCAGTATGGCTCTACGAAGGTATCAAGAAAGCCTTTGGTCTATTCGGAACAACATCATGGTTTGGGGATCAAGTTGTCTTCCCATTCCCTTGGTTAGCTGACCCAGTATCTGGTGCATCTGCTGCTGAGGCGGTTTCAAGTGCCTCACAAGCGGCAACTGCTGCGGCAGAAGCAGCTGAACCAATTTTTGGTTTGAGCTATGCCTATGGTGAAGCACCGATGGCTGTTCTGGATAATATGCCTGATTGGTTTGCTTCTATCATGGAATTTATGATGCCAAACCAAGAAGTAGCACTCTTTATGCAAAAATTTATGACAGTAGCAGAAATCGGTATTGGTCTGGCTTTGATTGCTGGTGCCTTTGTATGGATTGTATCTGCTGCAACGGTTGCTTTGGTAGTTATGTTCAGCCTGTCAGGCATGTTCTACTGGGTAAATATTTGGTTCATCCCAGCAGCTATTTCTCTTATGAATGGTGCGGGTAGAGCCTTCGGTCTAGACTATTGGATTATGCCATGGTTGGGTCGTTTCCTAGACAAGAAGATTTATGGAAAGCCCAAGCATATTTACCGTATCAAGGATAAAAAATAA
- a CDS encoding DUF3278 domain-containing protein: MKKETFQDKLIKRFYGIAGPLDEYRKQEAFRLGNTCFILLFWATMALTLLALALSKRFPEVVAYGYPTALFLSTLFASMYMTSKMRHSQVDSLDVEELTSKEQKQLKGASIKFALYFTTVMYIWVVVFGAWMEGLNPFDHLFDLRKFLAACLGGIFTGIALEITLRKRMKKAEKLTIRSAISKEEPKWIKNMIRHFYGIRGPLDEYRRTRADEIGGLAFVYHFYFLALGNAVAYFLAIRYPVEVANYYPMIIAFFSIILIGIVNMRTLHADLPQYDVDELSPEERQGQTLNPLVWGLGVALLSTVFAGVADLFNLNLPLMASILHTKSLLFGGMMGLFASLALSAFAYLHKLEAETTKKK; this comes from the coding sequence ATGAAAAAGGAAACCTTTCAAGATAAATTAATCAAACGATTTTACGGTATCGCAGGTCCCTTGGATGAATATCGCAAACAAGAAGCCTTCCGACTGGGCAATACCTGTTTTATCCTGCTCTTTTGGGCCACCATGGCTCTCACCCTACTGGCACTTGCCTTATCCAAACGCTTCCCAGAAGTCGTTGCCTATGGCTACCCAACGGCTCTATTCCTATCCACTCTTTTCGCCAGTATGTATATGACATCCAAGATGCGCCACAGTCAAGTGGATAGTTTAGATGTAGAAGAATTGACTAGCAAGGAACAGAAACAACTCAAGGGAGCAAGTATCAAATTCGCCCTCTACTTCACAACCGTTATGTACATTTGGGTGGTTGTTTTCGGTGCCTGGATGGAGGGACTCAATCCTTTCGACCACCTATTTGACCTCCGAAAATTTCTAGCAGCCTGTCTAGGTGGTATTTTCACGGGCATTGCCCTTGAAATCACGCTTCGCAAGCGCATGAAAAAGGCAGAAAAACTAACTATCCGCTCTGCTATTTCCAAAGAAGAACCCAAGTGGATCAAAAATATGATACGACACTTCTATGGTATCCGTGGTCCTTTAGACGAGTACCGACGGACAAGGGCAGATGAGATTGGGGGACTAGCTTTTGTCTATCACTTCTACTTCCTTGCTCTTGGAAATGCTGTCGCCTACTTCCTAGCTATCCGCTATCCTGTGGAGGTTGCCAACTATTATCCAATGATAATTGCCTTCTTCAGTATTATCCTCATTGGTATCGTTAATATGCGCACCCTCCATGCTGACCTGCCTCAATATGACGTGGACGAACTAAGCCCTGAGGAAAGACAAGGCCAGACCCTCAATCCACTCGTTTGGGGACTGGGAGTTGCACTGCTTTCGACAGTTTTTGCTGGAGTAGCAGACCTCTTTAACCTCAATCTTCCCCTAATGGCCTCAATCTTGCATACAAAATCCCTCCTATTCGGTGGCATGATGGGACTCTTTGCCAGTCTAGCCCTGTCTGCCTTTGCCTATCTGCATAAGCTGGAAGCAGAAACTACTAAGAAAAAATAA
- the menA gene encoding 1,4-dihydroxy-2-naphthoate polyprenyltransferase, giving the protein MNKSTKGLSLPVFLEFVEIKTKVASVFPMILGILWSLYRYQAFNWLNTLLFVLAVLSFDMCTTAINNSMDYHKAKDETYRQESNVIGKFSLDFRQMIGIVFALLIFSVIVSLVLVWRTSWLLLPMGALCFLIGIFYTFGPIPLSRMPLGEVFSGVTMGFGIFFLAVFIQQPDLLLTSQVSGQWMTLQFSWIKIIEIIFMSIPLVTLIANIMLANNTCDLEEDIRNHRYTLVYYIGKKNALKLYFVLASLPWLLWIIYCLTGFLPIWALIGLIGVWPAYKSLETFLKKQVKRETFIEAVKSFVLFALLYVVILALALIF; this is encoded by the coding sequence ATGAATAAATCAACTAAAGGGCTCAGTCTGCCGGTATTTCTAGAATTTGTTGAAATAAAGACCAAGGTAGCCAGTGTTTTTCCGATGATACTGGGGATTTTATGGAGTCTGTATCGCTATCAAGCATTCAATTGGCTCAACACACTTTTGTTCGTTCTCGCCGTACTCAGCTTTGACATGTGTACAACTGCCATCAACAATAGTATGGATTACCACAAAGCCAAGGATGAAACCTATCGTCAAGAAAGCAATGTGATCGGAAAATTCTCTCTAGATTTTCGGCAGATGATTGGAATCGTCTTTGCCTTACTCATTTTTTCAGTGATTGTTTCATTAGTGCTTGTTTGGCGGACCAGCTGGCTCCTCCTACCGATGGGAGCTCTCTGTTTCCTCATTGGTATCTTCTATACCTTTGGACCTATTCCGCTTTCGAGAATGCCACTGGGTGAAGTTTTCTCTGGAGTAACCATGGGATTTGGCATCTTCTTTCTTGCTGTATTTATTCAGCAACCAGATTTGCTACTGACCAGCCAAGTGAGCGGTCAGTGGATGACCCTGCAATTCTCTTGGATAAAAATAATAGAAATTATTTTCATGTCTATTCCTTTGGTAACCTTGATTGCCAATATCATGTTGGCCAACAATACCTGTGATTTAGAGGAAGATATTCGCAACCATCGTTATACTCTGGTTTACTATATTGGCAAGAAAAATGCTCTTAAATTGTATTTTGTCTTGGCAAGTTTACCATGGTTGTTGTGGATAATCTACTGTCTGACTGGATTCTTACCAATCTGGGCACTGATCGGTTTAATCGGAGTTTGGCCTGCTTATAAGAGTCTAGAAACATTTTTGAAAAAGCAAGTCAAACGGGAAACCTTTATCGAGGCAGTAAAGAGTTTTGTACTCTTTGCGCTGCTATATGTGGTGATACTTGCTTTAGCCCTTATTTTCTAA
- the ftsL gene encoding cell division protein FtsL, with amino-acid sequence MLQEKRREATMRVIGDKIRTFTRVEKAFYSSIVLSGLALAIGIIFMQTRLLQLQSGMAKVNQDISQKQIEINDAKQAVNELTRSARLMEIAEKAGLTFNNDNIGVAE; translated from the coding sequence ATGTTGCAAGAAAAACGTAGAGAAGCCACTATGCGGGTTATCGGTGATAAAATTAGAACCTTCACACGTGTAGAAAAAGCCTTCTATTCAAGCATCGTATTATCTGGATTAGCCCTTGCGATAGGAATTATCTTTATGCAAACGCGGCTTTTGCAACTTCAATCTGGCATGGCCAAAGTCAATCAAGATATTAGTCAAAAACAGATTGAAATTAACGATGCAAAGCAAGCTGTCAATGAATTGACACGTTCAGCTCGCTTGATGGAAATTGCTGAAAAAGCTGGATTAACTTTTAATAATGACAATATTGGAGTAGCCGAATAA
- a CDS encoding Gx transporter family protein: protein MNSKRQTLNFITMLAAQAVVISLIERLITPPFAFAPGAKLGLGNLISLIAIFTLPTKDSLKVVALRLLISTFLGGTFSTFLYGFAGTTLSYVGMLSAKQLGPNRVSPIGISILGGMLHNLGQLLVFATIARSFYVLNYLPILSFTGILSGLLVGLAATYLLQKVGPLRHYHQQVLAEWK, encoded by the coding sequence ATGAATTCTAAACGTCAAACACTTAACTTTATTACGATGCTGGCAGCTCAGGCAGTTGTCATTTCTTTGATTGAACGCCTAATCACCCCCCCATTTGCTTTTGCTCCAGGTGCCAAGCTAGGACTGGGAAATTTGATTAGCTTAATTGCTATTTTTACCCTCCCTACCAAGGATAGCCTAAAGGTTGTCGCTCTACGCTTGCTCATTTCAACTTTTCTGGGAGGCACCTTTTCCACATTCCTCTATGGCTTTGCCGGAACTACTTTGAGTTATGTAGGAATGCTCTCTGCCAAGCAGCTCGGTCCAAACCGTGTCAGTCCTATTGGAATTTCTATTCTGGGCGGGATGTTGCACAATCTTGGTCAGCTTCTTGTTTTTGCTACCATCGCCCGTTCTTTCTATGTACTGAACTACCTGCCAATCCTCTCGTTTACAGGAATCTTATCAGGGTTACTAGTCGGACTGGCTGCTACCTACCTCCTCCAAAAGGTCGGACCTTTACGTCACTATCATCAACAAGTCTTAGCAGAATGGAAATAA
- a CDS encoding FMN-binding protein, giving the protein MKTTKVVLKSLVVLGAVFALAACGSKQESTSTSSSTTETVVLKDGTYKAESGKDDYGYKIVHTLTVKDGKISESKFDYEAEDGSLKSANEEYNKNMKDKAGVSAGEAIEQLNAALVEKQDLSAVEVVSGATHTSEDFKKSTEALLAAAAEGKTETVKLD; this is encoded by the coding sequence ATGAAAACAACTAAAGTTGTGTTGAAAAGTTTGGTAGTTCTTGGTGCTGTATTTGCACTTGCTGCTTGTGGTTCTAAACAAGAATCTACTTCAACTTCATCTTCAACTACAGAAACAGTAGTATTGAAAGATGGTACTTACAAAGCTGAGTCAGGCAAAGACGATTATGGCTACAAAATTGTTCACACATTGACTGTTAAAGACGGAAAAATCAGTGAGTCAAAATTTGACTATGAAGCTGAAGATGGAAGCCTTAAATCAGCAAATGAAGAGTACAACAAAAACATGAAAGATAAAGCTGGAGTTTCTGCTGGTGAAGCAATCGAACAACTCAATGCAGCTTTGGTTGAGAAACAAGATCTCTCAGCTGTTGAAGTTGTATCAGGTGCAACTCATACTTCTGAAGACTTCAAGAAGAGTACAGAAGCCCTTCTTGCAGCAGCTGCTGAAGGAAAAACAGAAACTGTAAAACTTGACTAA
- the rsmH gene encoding 16S rRNA (cytosine(1402)-N(4))-methyltransferase RsmH has translation MSKEFNHTTVLLHETVDMLDIKPNGIYVDATLGGAGHSEYLLSQLTDGGHLYAFDQDQTAIDHAHIRLASYIEKGQVTFIRDNFRNLKTRLAELGVTEIDGICYDLGVSSPQLDERERGFSYKQDAPLDMRMNREGHLTAYDVVNNYDYHDLVRIFFKYGEDKFSKQIARKIEQARAVKPIETTTELAELIKSAKPAKELKKKGHPAKQIFQAIRIEVNDELGAADESIQQAIDLLALDGRISVITFHSLEDRLTKQLFKEASTIDVPKGLPFIPDDLKAPLELVNRKPILPSQEELEANNRAHSAKLRVAKKVHK, from the coding sequence ATGAGCAAGGAATTTAATCACACTACTGTTCTCTTGCATGAAACAGTAGATATGTTAGACATCAAACCGAATGGAATTTATGTAGATGCAACGCTGGGTGGAGCAGGGCATAGTGAGTATCTGCTCAGTCAGTTGACGGATGGGGGGCATCTTTATGCCTTTGATCAGGATCAGACTGCTATTGATCATGCCCATATTCGCTTGGCATCCTACATTGAAAAAGGACAAGTGACCTTTATCAGGGACAATTTCCGCAATCTCAAGACTCGCTTGGCGGAGCTAGGCGTAACAGAGATTGATGGGATTTGTTATGATTTAGGAGTATCTAGTCCACAGTTGGATGAGCGGGAGCGTGGCTTTTCTTACAAACAAGATGCTCCGCTTGATATGCGGATGAATCGTGAGGGACATTTGACGGCTTATGATGTGGTCAATAACTATGACTATCACGACTTGGTACGGATTTTCTTTAAATACGGTGAGGATAAATTTTCCAAGCAGATTGCTCGTAAGATTGAACAGGCGCGTGCGGTCAAGCCGATTGAAACAACGACTGAGTTGGCAGAGCTGATCAAATCTGCCAAGCCAGCCAAGGAACTTAAGAAGAAGGGGCATCCTGCTAAGCAGATTTTCCAAGCTATTCGGATTGAGGTCAACGATGAGTTGGGAGCAGCAGACGAATCTATCCAGCAGGCCATTGACTTATTGGCTTTGGATGGCCGGATTTCTGTGATTACTTTCCATTCTTTAGAAGATCGTTTGACCAAACAACTCTTCAAAGAAGCAAGTACGATTGATGTTCCAAAAGGTTTGCCATTTATTCCAGACGACTTGAAGGCGCCACTTGAATTGGTCAATCGTAAGCCTATCTTACCTAGTCAAGAAGAATTAGAGGCAAATAATCGCGCGCATTCAGCCAAACTGCGTGTAGCTAAGAAAGTACATAAATAG
- a CDS encoding NusG domain II-containing protein translates to MTIKSILKQLKLFDYILIGFTLVLSFLPAIFTYTHLTTDTNEAKTIAYVRINGEVVDQFELSKDTPHQEKTYYPNEGQYNIIEVDGERIRVKEDNSPDQIAVMTSWISQPGQLSVCLPHNLLIEIKSVGGEDTDEEELILPL, encoded by the coding sequence ATGACTATCAAATCCATTCTCAAACAACTCAAACTATTTGATTATATCTTAATCGGATTCACCCTAGTTTTATCCTTTCTTCCAGCAATTTTCACCTACACACATCTGACTACAGATACCAATGAGGCAAAAACAATTGCCTATGTCCGCATCAATGGTGAGGTGGTCGACCAATTTGAATTATCAAAGGACACACCCCATCAAGAAAAGACCTACTATCCCAATGAAGGGCAATACAACATCATTGAAGTTGATGGCGAACGCATTCGTGTCAAGGAAGACAATAGCCCAGACCAAATCGCCGTTATGACCAGCTGGATTAGCCAGCCGGGTCAGCTCTCCGTCTGTCTGCCCCATAATCTCTTGATTGAAATCAAATCCGTCGGGGGAGAGGATACTGACGAAGAAGAACTTATATTGCCACTATAG
- a CDS encoding FAD:protein FMN transferase, whose amino-acid sequence MKKIASLLFVGLLMVLLVACGGNQNESLSVVKTPLTRSESLLHTVVQLSIYHEDQEEAMDEAVSYIKEMESLLSTNLEGADVYRINQAAGKEAVKVDERTFEVIETAIEMSEESQGLFDISIGAVSNLWKIGDEDARKPSDEEIKAALPFINYKDITLDKEKKTVFIKEGMTLELGAISKGYIADKVRELFASKGITTAIINLGGNVVVMGDSPTTQNGWNVGVQDPDQVRGSTVGSVPGTHDSVVTSGIYERYLEVDGVKYHHILDPKTGYPVENDISGVTVFSKTSIQGDALSTTLFLLGVEKGLDFINQIDGVEAVFIDKEQGVHLSDGLKESFELTNEEYHLVNE is encoded by the coding sequence GTGAAAAAAATTGCAAGTCTATTGTTCGTGGGCCTACTGATGGTTTTGCTTGTTGCTTGTGGTGGTAATCAAAATGAAAGTCTATCTGTTGTGAAAACTCCGTTGACTCGTAGTGAAAGCTTACTTCACACAGTAGTGCAGTTGAGTATTTATCATGAGGATCAGGAAGAAGCGATGGATGAAGCTGTCTCCTATATCAAGGAGATGGAAAGTCTGTTGTCCACAAACTTGGAAGGGGCAGATGTCTACCGTATCAATCAGGCAGCAGGAAAAGAAGCTGTTAAGGTTGATGAACGTACCTTTGAAGTGATTGAAACAGCTATTGAGATGAGTGAGGAAAGTCAGGGCTTATTTGACATTTCCATTGGAGCTGTGAGCAATCTGTGGAAAATTGGAGATGAGGATGCACGTAAGCCGAGTGATGAAGAAATCAAAGCTGCTCTGCCATTTATCAATTATAAAGACATTACTTTAGATAAGGAGAAGAAGACTGTCTTTATCAAAGAAGGAATGACCTTAGAATTAGGAGCCATTTCCAAAGGTTACATTGCAGATAAGGTTAGAGAATTGTTTGCCAGCAAAGGGATTACGACAGCTATCATTAATCTAGGCGGGAATGTAGTGGTTATGGGGGATTCGCCAACGACACAAAATGGTTGGAATGTTGGAGTTCAAGACCCAGACCAAGTGCGTGGATCAACGGTCGGTTCTGTGCCAGGGACACATGATTCGGTTGTTACCTCAGGGATTTATGAGCGCTACTTAGAGGTGGATGGTGTCAAATACCACCACATCCTTGATCCCAAAACGGGATATCCTGTGGAAAACGATATTTCAGGTGTGACAGTCTTTTCCAAAACATCTATCCAAGGAGATGCCTTATCCACAACTCTCTTCTTACTAGGTGTGGAAAAAGGTCTTGACTTTATCAATCAGATTGACGGTGTAGAAGCTGTTTTCATCGATAAGGAGCAGGGCGTTCATCTGAGTGATGGCTTGAAAGAAAGCTTTGAATTAACGAATGAGGAGTATCATCTTGTCAATGAATAA